A genomic stretch from Edaphobacter aggregans includes:
- the hpnE gene encoding hydroxysqualene dehydroxylase HpnE: MNSEHQDVVIIGGGVAGLSAAAALAGAGAKVTLLERRPYIGGRAYSYDHPALEETIDSQHVVLGCCTNILDLCQQAGMADTIRWYDELTFLEPSGRRTLLRSSWLPAPAHQAISFLHAPMLSLRDKAAIATGLARFLGGYPADDTESFASWLKRTGQTDRAIRHFWEPVVVGALNDGFERCSVKYAGKVFHESFLRSPQAGRLGIPAAPLSEFFAPIAEFAQRQGVTVKLKSGVDRIEHTPDGHWQIQTATELHSASAIILASDFKQTRNLLATLPSPATDAARQLGVFDQFIPAPITTVHLWYDRDVIGLDHAVLLDTRIQWVFAKSRIRRWSAERGCYLELVISASWPELEMGREAILASALQEFETFFPAAKQAKLLKTSVLKEARATFSVTPGLDRYRPQQTTPWTGLYIAGDWTATEWPSTMEGAVRSGRLAAGALTGDTHRFMAAESPATGMMRFLSK; encoded by the coding sequence ATGAACTCCGAACACCAGGACGTCGTCATCATCGGCGGAGGCGTAGCGGGTCTCTCTGCCGCTGCAGCTTTAGCCGGAGCGGGCGCCAAGGTGACTCTCCTCGAGCGCAGGCCATACATCGGCGGCCGAGCCTACTCCTACGACCACCCTGCGCTCGAAGAAACGATCGACTCCCAGCACGTCGTTCTGGGCTGCTGCACCAACATCCTTGACCTCTGCCAACAGGCAGGTATGGCCGATACGATCCGTTGGTACGACGAGCTTACCTTCCTCGAACCGAGCGGTCGCCGAACCCTCCTTCGCTCAAGCTGGCTGCCAGCCCCTGCACACCAGGCCATCAGCTTCCTCCATGCACCGATGCTCAGCCTGCGGGACAAGGCCGCTATCGCTACCGGCCTCGCAAGATTTCTAGGTGGCTACCCAGCCGATGACACCGAAAGCTTTGCCAGCTGGCTCAAACGAACCGGCCAGACCGACCGCGCCATTCGCCATTTCTGGGAGCCAGTCGTCGTCGGAGCCCTCAACGACGGCTTCGAGCGCTGTTCCGTCAAATACGCCGGCAAGGTCTTCCACGAGTCCTTCCTACGCTCCCCACAAGCCGGTCGCCTCGGCATCCCGGCCGCCCCGCTTAGCGAGTTCTTCGCCCCCATAGCGGAGTTCGCCCAGCGACAAGGCGTCACCGTCAAACTCAAGTCCGGAGTCGACCGCATCGAGCATACCCCCGACGGCCACTGGCAGATCCAAACAGCCACCGAACTCCACTCCGCTTCAGCCATCATCCTCGCAAGCGACTTCAAGCAGACACGAAACCTCTTGGCAACCTTACCCTCCCCGGCAACCGATGCCGCTCGTCAGCTCGGAGTCTTCGACCAGTTCATCCCCGCGCCTATCACGACCGTCCACCTCTGGTACGACCGCGACGTCATCGGACTCGACCATGCGGTTCTCCTCGACACGCGCATCCAATGGGTCTTCGCGAAGTCGCGCATCAGACGCTGGTCCGCAGAGCGTGGCTGCTACCTTGAGCTCGTCATCAGCGCCTCCTGGCCCGAGCTAGAAATGGGCAGGGAAGCGATCCTTGCATCAGCCCTGCAGGAGTTCGAGACCTTCTTTCCCGCTGCCAAACAAGCCAAGCTCCTCAAGACCAGCGTCCTGAAAGAAGCCCGCGCAACCTTCTCCGTAACCCCCGGACTCGACCGCTACCGGCCGCAGCAAACCACCCCATGGACTGGCCTCTACATCGCCGGCGACTGGACCGCCACCGAATGGCCCTCCACCATGGAAGGCGCTGTCCGCAGCGGCAGACTAGCCGCCGGAGCCCTGACCGGTGACACCCACCGCTTCATGGCAGCAGAAAGCCCCGCCACAGGCATGATGCGTTTCCTCTCGAAATAA
- a CDS encoding phytoene/squalene synthase family protein produces MTTAEAYSICRNIAQREAKNFYYAFRVLPEHKRNAMCAVYAFMRRADDIADDESLPIPERRVVMTKWVESWRTARTSGITEDPVFLALNDTQKRFTIPDALLEELVQGTTMDLEPHPELENKIQTFATFEDLYRYCYLVASVVGLVCIRIFGYTDPRAEKLAEETGVAFQLTNILRDVKEDAERGRVYLPLDILGEFGISLDRVLALADGAELRQNERSALYSLGSQAERYYASADRLLPLIDPDSRAALWVLVTIYHRLLLKIRAVNNDVFSQRVSVPTPEKLFILAQGAGMTMRNRISSR; encoded by the coding sequence TTGACCACTGCCGAAGCCTACTCCATCTGCCGCAACATAGCGCAACGCGAGGCAAAGAACTTCTACTATGCCTTTCGCGTCCTTCCCGAGCACAAGCGCAACGCCATGTGTGCCGTCTACGCCTTCATGCGCCGCGCCGACGACATCGCCGACGACGAATCCCTACCCATCCCTGAGCGCCGCGTCGTCATGACAAAGTGGGTTGAGTCTTGGCGCACTGCACGAACCTCCGGCATCACCGAAGACCCTGTCTTCCTCGCCCTCAACGACACACAGAAGCGATTCACGATCCCAGACGCTCTACTCGAAGAGCTGGTGCAGGGAACCACCATGGACCTCGAGCCCCACCCGGAGCTCGAGAACAAGATCCAAACCTTCGCCACCTTCGAAGACCTTTACCGCTACTGCTATCTGGTCGCTTCCGTGGTCGGTCTGGTCTGCATCCGCATCTTCGGCTACACCGATCCCCGCGCCGAAAAGCTAGCCGAAGAGACTGGCGTGGCCTTCCAACTGACCAACATTCTTCGCGACGTAAAAGAAGACGCCGAGCGGGGGCGCGTCTATCTGCCGCTGGATATACTCGGCGAGTTCGGTATAAGCCTCGACCGCGTTCTGGCCCTGGCAGACGGCGCAGAGCTCCGTCAAAATGAACGTTCGGCCCTTTATTCGCTGGGCTCTCAGGCCGAACGCTACTACGCCTCCGCCGACCGCCTTCTGCCTTTGATCGATCCTGATAGTCGCGCCGCACTATGGGTACTCGTCACCATCTATCACCGTCTGCTGCTTAAGATCCGCGCCGTAAACAACGACGTCTTTAGCCAGCGTGTAAGCGTGCCGACTCCGGAGAAGCTGTTTATTCTCGCGCAGGGAGCAGGCATGACCATGCGCAACCGGATATCTTCGCGATGA